In Brachyhypopomus gauderio isolate BG-103 chromosome 18, BGAUD_0.2, whole genome shotgun sequence, the sequence AACCAACTCTGCTCAGATGCTGTGGCATCAGATGGACCCTCACACACAAGGcccatttgtgtgtttgtttagtaAGGCGGACACAAGAGCTGCAGTACAATGGGTCCTTGCTGTAGCTGTCAGTTCTCTGTCGCAGCCTCCTTCACGTCTTTCCCTTATTCTCttgttcacacacatgcatatatgcgtgtgtgtgtgagagagtgagtgagtgagtgagtaaatttacagaaacatctgaaCTCAGGACCCAAACTGCTGCATTACTGTTGTTTTCTTACTAAAGTAACAGGCCCTACATTTGACAGTAACCACGTTCTTACTGACATCAGATTCAAATGAAGTCTGCACGTTTCCACTGAAGGAGGATTCGTTAGTAATCTTCTCATTCTTTATATCGAGAATCACTCAACCTCGGGTTCCGCAACTGCGATGATCTCCTTACTTGACAAACTGCAAATGAATGAGGCACCAAATACCAAATAGCCACTACCACCGCCATCACTTCGCACCGTTATCCGCGATCTTTGAATGGCGTTAATGGCATGTCAGTCTCACCCTGTTTGGATCAATGGTCTTGCAATTTTGGCACATATCACAATCTGCGGCACGTAGAAGATATATCTCAGGACCTTACACGACACATAACGAAATATGAAGTTGGGGCAGAAGTGATCCGTCTAACTGGGCATGACATCGCCAGTTTGATCTTTGCTTTTTCGCAATCACGAACATATTCTAAGAGGAAAACAAGCTTAATTTGCGCAGACGAGCCTCCGGCAGAATACAGTTAGATCTTTGCCAGCAGATTTTTACAAGTATTTGAAGTAAAACGTCTGGCCCAAAGTGCATGCCCATGTAAACAAGTCCCAACGAAAGGCAAGGATGCTGTCTCAGGAGCAGCCTCGCCTGGAGTACAACGTACCCATCAACTATCTGACCTTCTCTACCATCACACTGCTTGACCACTGCAGAGGTGCAACTGACGGGTGTTGCAAATCTCCCCGCAGCCTGATCTCAACGGTGATGGTGGAGCGGGTGGATCCTCGCACACTCATCCGTGGACTCACCCTGATTCTGGTACCGATAAGGCTCCCTTTAGTTGAAGAAAACACACGGATGCCGTGAACGTGTTCTTGAAAAGGGGAATGGacgataataataaaaaatactcaCGGAAAACACGTCTACATCCGTGGCAGCCATGATGAGGAATGTGCGCGTTAACTCCGAGATGGGCGTGAGGGGAAGTGCCCGAGTCTCTCCGCTCTACGCTCACACGGACCAGCAGCGACTTCAATATGGCCACTTCCTGGAAACTCCCACTTGGACCAGGAATTTCATTTTCACCTCAACAGAATTGATGTTTCTAAGAAAGTAATAAAAAaattgtataaaaatatattttttaaaatacgTCTTAAATATTCTGTCGTAAAACAGCCAGGTGTCTTTATAGTAGGTCTGCTCTGTATCTTGAAAAAACGACCGTTGAACTTTTATCACTAGTACCGCCGGGAGTTGTAGTTTTAAATCATGGTCATGTAAAATTCTGAAAAATACGGTTTAGGCATAGCTAAACAGATTGCAGATTGCAGATTTAAAGTTAAATTGTTTTAGTGGAGAAATCTGTGGATGTATATTATTatgtatattattattaatataaaaaatcattattataaatatcatatttataataacaacagtcataataataatatgtatTATTGTTGTTGCAGACTGTTGCCGTTGTTGGTCTTTTATTTTATAGAGGAATACTAATAAACATACAGGTTTATCATACTCTAATGTAAGATAACTAAAATATTTATCCATCACCCGCATCCATCCATCAGGATGATGATAAGAGGCCAACTGAGGCAAACCTTTTAAACTGTAAACTATGATCCATATATAAAAACCTAAGAGACATCTAAATCAAGCAGGTAAGAATTTGCATATATTATTTAAATTGCATCTACGTGAACACTACACCCGGAACTCGCCTATACAGGTGACAGCCTCAGGTGTCGAAAACAAGACAGATCGAAGATATTCTTACTCTTTCTCAAGCTGTTTAATTCGTTTAGGTTTTAAGCCGAAAATTTCCAAAATGGATTTATCCCAAGAGGCAATTCTGACAATGTTGTTAGAACAGGGAGGCAAAATAAAGAACTCCGAATTACTGGGCGAGTTTAAAGCTCTATTAAACTGCAGTGATCCGGCTGAGAAGAAGCTAAACCGAGACCTTTTCAAGACGTGCGTAAATAACATTGCTGTAGTCAAAGAAATTGATGGTACAAAGTTCATAGTTTTAAAGAAAACCTATCGCCATTTACTTGAAGAAACGTTTGACGTGAATTCTAAAAAGGACGAGGTTGAGAAAGTTAATCCGGAGAACACGGGACTCCACCCAGCAGACGAAGACAACGAGAACAGTACGCAGGTTAAAGACGGAAAACCTAAGGCGCCTGATCCAATCAAGTCTGCAGATCCAGCTCACCTAGATATCACCGAGTCTTCAGACAACAGGCAAGCACATTCCCTCACTGAACTGTCCTTGGAAAGAAACACGCCTGTGGACTCCAAAGGGGTTAGTTCCTTACAGTTTGTGGTTCCACTCAAGTCAAATGCAGATGACACCCTGCAGCGTGGGCCTGTTTGTTCTGCTAAGACTGAGGCAAGTTCACGCAAACCTTACGCATTACCATTACGAATGCCTGAAGTGATCATCACCCCTGCTGCTCATAAAGAAAATGCACCCAAGGACCATCTATCTCCAGTGAAGTCCCTGCTGCAGACTCCCAGCTCACCCAGATATAAGAGGAGATCGTCTACAGACAGTGTGGCAGGCAACAACTCGCCCCAACTGAGGAGGTACAACAAGGGCCCTAAGCCAGCGGATGAGCCCAGATACGCTGAGGCGTTCCCACTAGAAGACGCAGAACATCAGTGGCTTGTGACATCTGCCACGGGCCGCTGGGGTCTCGTCTACGGCCTGCTATTGAGCGACGTCCATCTTGCGGAGAAAAGGGATTTCATAACGGGCTTCACAGCCCTGCACTGGGCCGCCAAAAGTGGCAATGAAGACATGCTGTGTAGGATCATCGATCTGTCCAGGCAGAGCGGCAAGGGCGTGGACATCAACACCAAGTCCCACGCCGGTTACACGCCGCTGCACATCGCCGCCATCCACAGCCAGGAGGCCATCATCGACCTTCTGGTGAGCCGTTACGGGGCTGACCGCACCGTCCGGGACAACGCCGGGAGAAAGGCCCATCACTACCTGCACAAAGATGTGTCGGCAGAGCTGCTGGAGCTGCTCGGGGGGTCCAGGGTGGCGATCCCAGAGCCGCAGAAGAGCACGGAGGACTATGAcggtcacaaacacacgcacaccatcAGCCGACTCTTTCAGCCCGTCCCGGGCGTCAGCAAGAAGAAGGTGAAGATCAGAGGTTCCTTCTTGTCCCTGGCCGAGGAGGCACGGGTAGAGCATGCAGCCCCCAAGCACAGGGTCCAGTCAGATGTGTTCTCCTAAAGACCCTGGTCCTCCAGACACACACGAGGCTACTGCATGGCATTGGTTCATGGGGTCAGCATTCCACTGACTGAGAAgcaaaatttatttttaaaaaagcaaacaaaatgcCCTCTTCTTTAATCAACAGCTCTAGCAAAACTTTCAGCTTGAGCAAAAGTATTTTATTTGTGTGGAGATAATCACCGTGTATTATCTGGCGTGCATGTTGTCTGGGTTTTATTAATGAATGTAGTAATACTGGATGTAGGAACATCCAATGAGTGAAATCAAATGAGTATAGTCATGGACTTTATTATAGTATTAATAACTTGAGTACTAATTTAAAGTGGAAATACTTGCATCCTATATATTTGTACGAGTGGCA encodes:
- the sowahaa gene encoding ankyrin repeat domain-containing protein SOWAHA translates to MDLSQEAILTMLLEQGGKIKNSELLGEFKALLNCSDPAEKKLNRDLFKTCVNNIAVVKEIDGTKFIVLKKTYRHLLEETFDVNSKKDEVEKVNPENTGLHPADEDNENSTQVKDGKPKAPDPIKSADPAHLDITESSDNRQAHSLTELSLERNTPVDSKGVSSLQFVVPLKSNADDTLQRGPVCSAKTEASSRKPYALPLRMPEVIITPAAHKENAPKDHLSPVKSLLQTPSSPRYKRRSSTDSVAGNNSPQLRRYNKGPKPADEPRYAEAFPLEDAEHQWLVTSATGRWGLVYGLLLSDVHLAEKRDFITGFTALHWAAKSGNEDMLCRIIDLSRQSGKGVDINTKSHAGYTPLHIAAIHSQEAIIDLLVSRYGADRTVRDNAGRKAHHYLHKDVSAELLELLGGSRVAIPEPQKSTEDYDGHKHTHTISRLFQPVPGVSKKKVKIRGSFLSLAEEARVEHAAPKHRVQSDVFS